A window of the Synechococcus sp. JA-3-3Ab genome harbors these coding sequences:
- the ftsY gene encoding signal recognition particle-docking protein FtsY yields MAFDWFRRRYTDSKGEAESSPQKAESATPPAAEPAAMSPEDYLAFAKAAYANLKARAAAKATQAEVVSPAAPEPPASEGSQPSAPAATAPEAASPSSSPEQPAAVPSFFDLAPRAAERLQALKASAVEEPEPIPASVVAPAAPPPESAESAAEELVFDEGFRWSAEILAAQGRKPEEISVEEISWLQKLRRSLGKTRLNLINQLKALMGRGPLDREAVETIETMLLQADVGVEATEQILQALQKRMREEVVPPEEAVKYLKQQMRQMLTVGDPTFAPQRGTLNIWLIVGVNGVGKTTTIGKIAHVARQSGYQCLIAAADTFRAAAIEQLKIWAERAGVEVIANPSPNADPAAVVFDAITAAKARGTELLLVDTAGRLQNKKNLMEELAKIRRIIDKKAPEAKVESLLVLDATQGQNGLRQAQVFAEVAKLTGVILTKLDSTAKGGIALAITQQMNLPIRFIGAGEGLEDLRPFSSYEFVEALLSEY; encoded by the coding sequence GGCCTTTGATTGGTTTCGCCGTCGCTACACCGACTCCAAGGGTGAAGCAGAGTCCTCTCCCCAAAAGGCCGAGTCGGCAACTCCCCCAGCGGCAGAGCCGGCTGCCATGTCGCCGGAAGACTATTTGGCCTTTGCTAAAGCCGCCTATGCCAACCTAAAAGCGCGGGCTGCCGCCAAAGCTACTCAAGCAGAGGTTGTCTCCCCAGCCGCCCCAGAACCCCCTGCAAGCGAGGGATCCCAGCCCTCTGCTCCAGCAGCTACAGCACCTGAAGCCGCCTCTCCCTCATCGTCTCCTGAGCAGCCGGCTGCTGTCCCCTCCTTTTTTGATCTGGCTCCTCGCGCTGCCGAGCGCCTGCAGGCCCTAAAGGCAAGCGCCGTGGAGGAACCGGAGCCGATCCCTGCCAGCGTTGTTGCTCCTGCTGCCCCACCTCCAGAGTCGGCAGAGTCGGCGGCGGAAGAGCTGGTTTTCGACGAGGGCTTCCGCTGGTCAGCCGAGATCCTGGCGGCCCAAGGACGCAAGCCCGAAGAGATCTCCGTAGAAGAGATCTCCTGGCTGCAAAAGCTGCGGCGGAGTCTGGGCAAAACCCGCCTCAACCTGATCAACCAGTTAAAGGCTCTAATGGGCCGGGGGCCTCTTGATCGGGAGGCGGTCGAAACCATTGAGACGATGCTGCTGCAGGCGGATGTGGGCGTTGAGGCCACTGAGCAGATCCTCCAGGCCCTGCAAAAACGCATGCGGGAGGAGGTGGTGCCTCCAGAGGAGGCGGTGAAGTACCTCAAGCAGCAGATGCGGCAGATGCTGACGGTAGGGGATCCCACCTTTGCGCCCCAGCGGGGCACGCTCAACATCTGGCTGATCGTGGGCGTGAATGGAGTGGGCAAGACCACCACCATCGGCAAAATTGCCCATGTGGCCCGCCAGTCCGGCTACCAGTGTCTAATTGCTGCTGCCGACACCTTCCGCGCTGCCGCCATAGAGCAGCTCAAGATCTGGGCAGAGCGGGCGGGGGTGGAGGTCATCGCCAACCCTTCCCCTAACGCTGACCCGGCCGCCGTGGTGTTTGATGCCATCACCGCCGCCAAGGCCAGAGGCACCGAGTTGCTCTTGGTAGATACAGCAGGCCGCCTGCAGAACAAGAAGAACCTGATGGAGGAGCTGGCCAAGATCCGCCGCATCATCGACAAGAAAGCCCCCGAAGCCAAGGTGGAAAGCCTCTTGGTTTTGGATGCTACCCAAGGGCAAAACGGCCTGCGCCAGGCCCAGGTGTTTGCCGAAGTGGCCAAGCTAACCGGCGTCATCCTCACCAAGCTGGACAGCACCGCCAAAGGAGGGATCGCCCTAGCTATTACCCAGCAGATGAACCTGCCTATCCGCTTTATTGGAGCTGGCGAGGGGTTGGAGGATCTAAGGCCTTTTTCCAGCTACGAGTTTGTGGAGGCTCTTCTTAGCGAATATTGA
- a CDS encoding DUF2254 family protein produces MALALAQPVRQPGALQEFVVTLAEVLSGMLGFTLSVVAIVVQLSADRFTPKVTELFLREKTNFYLFSFLILANVVSLWSSVALGFYEDPQLLIGLNLLLGTASFLVLIPYFSFVFHFLQPTSIIRRIEQQVQQAILGASRWEQRQPSALQPCAAAHQRCLSALDEIKSIAISALRQREEVILLEALDSLKALWMFYAQHKAHLPRSWFLWTPALC; encoded by the coding sequence TTGGCGTTGGCTCTTGCCCAACCCGTTCGGCAGCCAGGAGCGCTGCAGGAGTTTGTGGTCACCTTGGCCGAGGTGCTGTCGGGGATGCTGGGCTTTACCCTCTCGGTGGTGGCCATTGTGGTGCAGTTGAGTGCTGATCGCTTCACCCCCAAAGTTACCGAGTTGTTTCTGCGGGAGAAGACCAATTTCTACCTCTTCTCGTTTTTGATTTTGGCCAATGTAGTCAGCTTGTGGAGCTCGGTGGCCCTGGGTTTCTACGAGGATCCCCAGCTCCTGATTGGGCTAAACCTACTGCTGGGTACGGCCTCGTTTTTGGTGCTCATCCCCTACTTCAGCTTTGTGTTTCACTTCCTACAGCCGACTTCGATTATTCGCCGCATTGAGCAGCAGGTGCAGCAGGCGATTCTGGGGGCCTCCAGATGGGAACAGCGACAGCCCTCTGCCCTACAACCTTGCGCTGCCGCCCATCAGCGCTGCCTCTCGGCCTTGGATGAAATCAAAAGTATTGCCATCAGCGCCCTGCGCCAACGGGAGGAGGTCATCCTCCTGGAAGCCTTGGATAGCCTAAAGGCCTTGTGGATGTTCTATGCCCAGCACAAGGCGCACCTACCCCGCTCCTGGTTTCTCTGGACGCCAGCGCTGTGCTGA